The genomic stretch CTCTAGCTAGTAAATGTCCTTCTCCCCTTTTTGCAAATCCCAAGTCCTCATATGCCATTATTTCAGCAATAGTAAAACAATCGTGAACCTCTGCAACGTCGAAATACCTCCAGCTATTTTCGAAATCAATCTTAGCCTTCTTATAAGCTTCTTCAGTAGCTAATCTTGCAGCATCTATTGATATGAAATCGTCTCTCTTAGATAAATTAGCTGTTCCAGATTTAAATCCTTGTGAGGCTACCCATACTGGAGAGTCTGTTATTTTTTTAGCCACTTCTTCTGATGCTAATATTACAGCTGCAGCTCCATCAGTTATTGGACAAGCATCATATACCTTTAATGGATAAGCTACAACTCTGGACTTCATATATTCGTCCATTTTTATTTGTTTTTGAAACATAGCATAAGGATTAAAGCTACCGTAATAGTGATTTTTAATAGCTATTTCTCCTAAATCCTCTTCCTTCATCCCGAATTTAGCCATACGACGTGTTGCATAGAGAGCATAATACCCAGGGAAGGTTAAACCGAAATTCTCAAATTCCCAGAAATAATTCCCAGCTCTTCCCATCATTTCCACGGCAACTAGATTAGGTGATTGGTGCATTTGTTCTGCTCCAATTACCATTGCTATTTTGGCATCTCCTGCTTTAATTGCTTGATAAGCTATTCTTAAGGCAGCACTTCCAGTAGCGCATGCAGCTTCGACTCTCATAGTCCCTTTAGGTGCTAAATTACAGTACTCTCCTATTACTATTGCAGAAAGTGATTCTGAACTCCATCCACCTGCATTGCCTACCACGAACATATCTATATCCTTTTGATCTAAATTAGACTCCTCTAAGGCTTGTTTTACTGCTTCCCATGCCAGTTCTTGGAGATTAACATCTGTTCTATTCCCAAATTTACTATGACCAGTACCTACTATTGCAACATCTACCATGATTATATATTTGTGTTAACTTCCTAATTAACTTTTCGTTGTTTCATAATATAAATTTTATTTTAAGTTAATTTTATGAAGATATATCCTAAAACCATAAATATCCTAAAAGTTTTTTAAGCTATTAATTATACACTCTAATAGTGGTATCAGATGTTATTGGGTTTTTCGAGTAGATATGAAAAAGTATATCAAGGTTCAGTACTTGACTTAATAGCAGAAACTGTAAAGGAAGCTTTAGATATGGCTAAACTAGAACCTAAGGATATAGATGGAATCATAACTAGCTGGTTACCATGGATTTTCGATAGTACTTTAGCAATAGGCTTCCCGGAGAATTATATTAGTGAGTATATAGGAATAAGGCCAAAATTTACAGATTTAGTTCAATATGGAGGAGCTTCTGCTGTGGAAATGTTTTATAGAGCATATAAGGCAGTAAAAAGCGGTGAGGCAGATAGAGTTTTATGTATAATAGGAGGTAAGGGGACTTTAATGAAAAAACAATTGAGAGAAGGAGGATTAGAGAGACTTTCAGAAGTTGAGCTACTAAATATATTAAGAAATAATCCCTTCGACGAATTCATAAGAGTATACCAAGATATGGATCCTATATCTTTTTACGCAATGGTTGCTGCTAGACACTCGAAATTATATGGAACTACTGATGAACAAAGAGCCCTATTAGCCGTTCAGCAGAGATACAATGCAAACTCTAATGAGAGGGCTTTATTTAGGGGTCCTCTTACAGTTAAAGATGTTATAAATTCGCGAGTAGTATCAACTCCTCTTCATCTTCTTGAAATAACTTATCCTATAGATGGCGTTTTAGCCTTCATAGTAGGTAAGGGAATTTCACAGCTAAGGTCAATGGATGTAATATCCTATGGAGATGCAGTGTGGCCAGAATTTTTCGCCGAAAGGGATGTAGACATTGTTTATACTCCTACAATAGAGAGTGCTAAAAAGATAGATTTCAATTTAAATAAAATTGATGCTTTCGAAATATATGATGCTTTTACAATAATGGTGTTAACTGAGCTAGAAGATTTGGGCTTAACCGAAAAAGGAAAAATAGGAAAATTCATAGAGGAAAATGATCTGACGATAAAGGGTAACATACCAGTTAATACTGGAGGTGGGAGTTTAAACATGGGACAGCCTGCATATATGAGCGGGATAATTATACTTGAAGAAGCGTTCTTACAATTTAATGACATGGCTAAAGGACATCAAGTGAATGGAGCTGATTATATATTAGTTAATGGTTTAGGGGGTTGGAATACACACGCTACTACGTTAGTAATAGGTGAGAAAAGATGAGTTTAAATGAGATAATTCAAACCTATTATGAGTATTTTAATAAGGAGAAACTACCCTATATTAAGTGTACAAATTGCGGGTATGTGTTTTACTACCCCAGAGCAATATGCCCGAAATGTTTATCTAAGAAGCTATCAATTATGGAGAGTAAAGGAGAAGGCGAAATATACTCTGAGACTAAATTTGTTAATGAGAAAGGACAAGTTACTATAGTAGGCTTAATAAGACTTGAAGAAGGGTTTATGATTTACGCTAATATATTAACTAATAGGTTAGAAGACGTGAGTATAAATAAGAAAGTTAAAGTAGAGTTTAAGGAGGTCATTAAGGGGCAGAAATTCCCGTTCTTTACTACTATAAGTTAATCTTAACGTTTTCTTTTTGTTTAACGTACTTAATTACACCGTCACTTATCCTTTTCCTTACAGCGTTTATCTCCTCTAAATACTTCAGATGGGCTAAGGTCTCTCCCATAGCTAAGTACTTCTGAGAAGGGTCCAATTCCTCCCATCCATTATATTTCAGCTTCCATTTGATCTTAGTCGCAATTTCATAAGCTGTAAATTCTCTATTTCCCATTATTTCCAATATTTCGTTTAACCTTTCCTCATGGTGTTTTATTAATTCCCCTATTCTCTCCTCAGTATTCTCTATAATTCTTCCGTGAGCTGGTAGAGATTTCTTTATTTCTAGCCCAGAAATTCTCTTTAGAGACTTTAGATAGTCATTTAATGGATTAGAATTCTCCTCGTATAAACTTATATTGGGTGTTATGTCAGCTAATAATGTATCTCCAGATAAGAGCAATTTATTCTCCTCATCGTAAACGCATATATGTCCAATTGTATGTCCAGGAGTGAATAAGAACCTTAAGTTATACAATAGTTGATTATCGTTAACTGTTTCGACATTATTAAGCTCCCCTACTTTAGAGTAAATAGTAACCCTAAATCCAGAGGTGAAATTAAATGCTAAGTCTAAAAGCTGTTGAGAAGCACCATTCAATTTTAGGATTTTGATCATCTCCTCATATCTATATTTAAATCTCTTTATGAAATTATACTCTACATCACCGATTATTATTTTAACCTTAGCTAGCTTACTTAAAAGATACGCTAAACCTATGTGATCTATGTGAAAATGCGTTACTATAATTTCATTAATATCGCTAATTTTCATACCTAAATCTTCCAATTCTTCAACTAGTGATGATATTGACCCATATGAAGGGCTTCCGGTATCGATTAATATATTTTTATCATTAAGAGTTAATAGATAGGCGTTTAAACTTTCGATAGACAAATCCGGTAATTTAATCAAAAGTTTGAATAAATTCTTAGTTATTCTTTCTGGCATGAGATAATCTAATTGCTTTATTATAAATAAATCTTTTCTTTTAAGATAAATTTATATGCTCTTATTACACCCTAGTTTATTATGAGTCTAAAAAATAAGCTTCACGAACTATTTGAAAGTATAGACGTAAAACACATAGAGGATTTACCAAAAAAAGGGTTAAAAATAGGAATAAATTTTGGAAACTATTATATTACTGTAATCTTAGATAAATCTAAGACTAATGTAGTGGAGAGTAAATTAGATAATTTAGATAATGAAATAGTAACGGACGAGGAAAGTCTAAATCAGCTTCTTGAGGGAAAACTGTCATTAATAGACCTCATTATACAAGGTAAGTTATACATAAGCGGGAAGTTAAGTAATTTATTAAAGTTAGTTGACGTCTTTAAGGCTAAGTCAATTAACCTAGGATTTGAGGGGTCTAGTTTATATAATGTCTTAAAGGCTGTTTTTGAAGGAATATGTAATAAAAATGAGGAGGTTTTAAGGCAGATAAAGAACTTTAATGCCACTTTTCAATTCGGCGATTTTGAAGGAAGTAGTTGTTGCCTTATAATAAACTCAGGTAAATTCTTCGTTAAAGACGGAAAATGTGAGGGAAAACCTACGGCTTCCATATCAGCAAAAAGGGAAGTGTGGAATAAAATATTTAACGGTGAGGAAAGTGTAGGTACTATTGCAATGAACGGTGAGGCAAAAATAGAGGGCAACTTAATTCAAGCATTTAAATTAAAAACTATAATTGATAAAATATTTTAAAGTTAAAAAATATATTCACTCATCTTTTCCTTAACCCATCTTGGGAAGTACATATAATACTCTCTCGGATAAGCCTTCCTTAAACCGTCATATGTAGCCTTAACTAGTCTAACCTTATCCCTATCCCTTAAAACCTTAGCTAACCCCTTAGCTTCTAAGGAATTTATTATCTCGACTAACTGTTTCTCATCACACTCTATAAACCTCTTAATATCGTTAAGCTCCATGAAAAGTCCTGGATTTACTAAATAGTCTCTAGCTAAGACTCTCAATATCTGCATTTCCCCTTCTTCTCCTCCTTGAAGTTTCTCCTTAGTTATCGACTTTTCAGAAACAGTAATGGGTACTTTAAGTTCTGGATGAGGTATTCTTATCGGCGTTTTCAGATCATCAGCCATAGCAGTTAGTGCATATCTGACTATAAACCTCTTCAAAACCTCACTAGTACCTCCGCCTATGGTTCCTAGTTTAGCGTTCCTATATATGGCTTCAACTGGATAAAACTTTGTCCATCCATCTCCTCCCATAGCTTGAATAGCATCTCTAGAAGCCTTTTCTACTGCTTCAGTAGAGAAAACTTTTAGAACATTCGCGTCTATTACTGGATCTACTCCTTGATCCATTAAATAAGCAGTGTAATAGGTTAATAGCCTTGTAATCCTATAAGCTGTTATAATATCAGCTAATTTATATTGATTAGCTTCATATTCAAACGTAGGCTGATTAAACTGAACTCTTCTTCTAGTATAAAATGCCACATATTTGGCTAATTCCCTCAATAAACCAACTTGTTGAGCACCTATGACTAGTCTTTCGAAATTAAGACCAGATACTAAAATCCACCATCCTTGTCCCTCTTCACTTAACCTATTTTCTTCTGGAACTTCAACGTGATCTAAGTCTAAATAACCATTTAGTAATCCGTCAAATCCTTGAAGTTCATTTATCTTTTCTATATGAAAACCTTTCATTCCCTTCTCCAATACGAAAGCAGAAAGATGAGAATATGACTTCCTCGCCTTAGGACTAGGATCGGTTACTGCGTAAACTACATAAATGTTTGCCATCCCTGCATTAGTTATAAACCTCTTCTTACCGTTTATAATATACTTATCTCCCTCTTTAATAGCTATAGTTTCAGCACCTGCAGCATCGCTACCAACGTAAGGTTCAGTTATACATACAGCACCTACAGCCCCCTTAGCGAACTTAGGTAACCATTTAGCTTTTTGCTCTTCGTTTCCGAATCTTAAAATCTGATAAAGTCCTCCGAAAAGCGTAGTAGCGAAAACTCCTCCTACAGATCCCAGATTACTTATATACTCTGATATTATTGCAATACTTGTGTAATCTCCTCCCATACCTCCATATTCCTTGGGTATTACAACACCCCACCAGCCCTTTTCTACTATCTTTTTATGTAAATCCATAGGATATTCGTTCTTCCATAACGCCTCTTCTGCTCTACCTCTATTTTCCTCTACGAAATTTTCCACCTCTTCTGCTAAATTCTTATGTTCTTCTTTCCACCAGGGTAAAGGTTCCACCAAGATATATCACCACATAATTAATTTAATTGAGAAACATTAATAAACTTATTTTAAGTAGTTTAAATCACTCCTCAAAAATATGAATTAAAAAACTATTTTGATTTAGCGTCTTCTATTGCGATTTTTATCACTGTTAAAATGTCCTCTTGAGTTACCATTGGTATTTCCCATCCCTTCCTAGAATATAATTCAGATATTTTTTTACTAATTTCTTCTAAATTGTTTATCTCAATTCCCTTTAAGCTATTCTCAAAATCAAATAAGTATTGCGTAGGACTACAGTAAAAATCTCCGCTAATCATAATATCCTTAATAACCTTTTTATCAGTTAATAAGTGAACAACAAGTAGCTTTCTAGCCTTATATCTTGCGAACCCTAAAACGTGATTTGGTGGCATATTTGCAAACCTCTTACCACTGGATCTTAAGTATAAATGTTCCTCAGAGGAGGCAATTTTTCTATACTCCTCTCTGATCTTTTCAGCTTCATCTGACAGTTCATGCTCTTCAAAATCTAACCTTAAGGTCTCTCCGAAGCTACTCACAAAGGCATTGTAAACTTCTTCCATTGATGGCTTATGACCAGTTTCCTCTTCAACTGAGGTTACGTAATCTTGAGGGCTCATGGTACTCTTATCCTTAAACTTCTCTGGAGGGATTCTCAAAACTTTAACCATCTCTTCCACGTTTAACTTGCCTATTCCTATTATCATATTTAGGACTAATGTGTTACCTAGTGTAGTGAATCCGAAGCCAGTTATTTTCTTATAACTTTTAGGAGAACCAACTCTAACATCTCCTATATGGTCATACCAGGCTCCCTTAACCCCTAATTTATAGTATGCGTGAGCAGCAGCTGAACCTATTTGACAGAATGCTTTGTCCATGTTAGGAAAGAAATCTGAAGGCATTGCCATATATAGTGCCATACTTGAATTTTTATCACTATATATTGTACCTCCTCCCACGCCTAATCTCCTTACAACCTGAATATCCCTTCTCTGAGCCTCTTGCAAATTTACTTCAGTATCTAAGTCCTGAAAATATCCTAAACTTACACCGTTAACTTTGCTGCCTACAACAGCTATTATAGGAACGTTTAATCTTCTAGACTCCCCAACTAATGAAGCTGGAATTGCTACGCTATCTAGGAGATCCCCGTTTTTAATTAATATACTCTTTCCTTTCATATTAAATAATATCTTGTTAAATTTCCTTATAAAAACTTTCTTTAGATACTTTCCTTGAAAAGTAGAGGTTAGACTATACAACCTAAATTAGATAAAATATTAATATATTGGCGATTAAAACCTTTGCTATTAAATAAAGTATTCATTATAAAATGTTTCAAATATGAGTGTAATGATTAAAAATGAAATATCATATAAAAAACCTAATTAAACAAATTTGTCTAACTTACCCTCTAATTTCAATAAGGCCTCAAATAGGAAGTAATCACCCCATATAAGTTCACTGTTAACCCCTAATTCCCGTTTTTTAAAATAACACCCATTAGTCAAAGCACCTGGTACTTTCGAGTTAATTAAATAATTCTCTATAAGACTTTCTATTGTATTCTTAGCAAATTCATAATAAGAGAGTTTAAGTAATGATGATGCGGCTATTGCAGTAGCTGAAGTATCTTTAATTGTTTTATCATAAAAATCCCAATAGGCTACGTAATCCTTAGGAGCATTTTTAATCCACCATTCTGCTGTTAACCTTGCAACAGTCAAAAACTCCTTATCATCATAAAAGGAAAATAAAGCATAATTAAGCATAGCCCAAGCTTGACCCCTAGCCCAGATACTACTTTCATTTAAACCCATATGATTAAACCTCTTAACTACTCTTCCCTCATTATCTAACCTAACGGATTGAGTAACTGAACCATCCTTATTAACGCAAAAAGCAATGTGCTGTCTTGCATGATTTTCAGCAATTTCCATAAGACTTTCATCTCCAGTGGTCTTTGAAGTGTAAGCTAATAACGTTGATGCAACGACCCCATCTATGTTAGTTTCAACGAAGTTAACTTCATTAATGCTAATAGAGTTAAGAAAGGCTATTTCCAATTTGTTAAGCGGTATAATTTTCAACTTACTATCGTACTGTTTAGCTAAGTTCTTACCTCCTTCTACCGCTATCCTTTTAGCTGTATTATGATTAAATAACATATCAGCTATTGCAGCACCATAATAGAATATAAACCCTCTGAATACTGTAGGTAACGTGACCCTATTTCTTAACTTATCTAACCAATTTTCAGCCCATTTCAGAAACTTCTCCTCTCCAGTTCTATAATATGCCAGCCATAATAATCCGACCCAAAATCCATCACTCCAATATCCATCTGAGGAAGTATACCACTTTCCAGAATTTACGTCAGCGTATATGGGGAATTCATTTTCTTTAATAGTCTTGGCTGTGCTTTCTATTCTAATTAGCATTTTATCTACAGCGTCAGTTATTCTCATTTCTTAGCCCTTCTCTCTATAAACTTTTTAACCTCATTCTTATGCTCTTCAGATTTAAAAGTGTGCAATTCTAATGCTAGTGACGTATCCAATACTAGATTCACATAATGTTTGACTATTTTATTGATTGATAATTTAGTCCATATCACACCATATTTAGACTTACTTATTAATTTCCTCGCTACATTAATCGCTGTATCTAAAACCTTATCATCGTCAACTACCATGTTGACTAAACCCATTCTATAGGCTTCTTCGGCGCTTATTAACTCTCCCGTCATTAAGTAATACTTAGCCCTATGAATTCCCACTAGCAAAGGCCATATAATAGCACCACCATCACCTGCGACTAAACCCACAGAGATATGAGTATCTCCTATTTTTGCACTCTTACCCATTATTACTATATCAGAGTAAAGGGCTAGAGTGGTTCCTAATCCCGTCGCAAAGCCGTTTACTGCTGCTATTAGGGGAACTTCAAGTTCTAACATGTTATTTATTATCCTTTTACCCTCTCTAATTAATGTTCTAATCCACTCAGTATTGTTAGTTCCCTTCTCTATTACCTCAGCCATATAGTAAATATCACCACCAGAACAAAATGCCTTCCCTTCACCAGTCATAATTACTGCATTAACCCTGGAGTCATTATTAAAATCGTAAAAGACGTTTTCTAATTCCTCATGCATACTTCCTTCACCTAAGTTTATGGCGTTTAACCTCTCTGGCCTATTTAACCTCAAAATATATATACCATCTCCTATGTCCTCAACCTTAAGATATTTATATCTTGAATAGTCTATCATTAAATTAAACTCATAGAGGAAATACTTAAACGTTTTGTCAAATATAAATTGATATTCAAATAAATTAATAAAAATTTATAATGATACTTTGTATATATTTACTATAACTTATTTAGTATATATAATATTCTTATAAAATAAATCAATCACTTTATAAATTTTATATTTATATATGTTAATAACGTAAAATATTTAAAGTTTAAATTACATAATGAAAATTGGTGGTTTGTCTAAATGAGAGCAATGAGACTAGTCGAAGTAAACAAGCCTTTAAAAATGATGGATGTGGAAATTCCGAAAGTAAAGGGTAACGAAGTATTAGTTAAAGTTGAAGCTGCAGGAGTTTGCCACTCAGACGTTCACATGAGGCAGGGAAGAGTAGGACCTTTAAGAATAGTGGAGGATTTGAGATTAAGATTACCTATAACATTAGGGCACGAAATTGCCGGGAGAGTAGTTGAAGTTGGAGAAAACGTAGAAGGATTTAACAAAGGGGATTTAGTAGCAGTAAATCCTTGGGAAGGTGATGGAACGTGTTACTACTGCAAAGCAGGAGAAGAGCAAATGTGTGATAGACCGTTATGGTTAGGGATAAGCATAGATGGAGGATATGCGGAATATGTTAAGGTAACCCACTATAAATACCTTTATAAACTAAAGAATCTCACTGCAGTAGAAGCAGCGCCCTTAACGTGTTCTGGAATAACAACTTATAGGGCAGTAAGAGAGGCTTCTGTAGATCCATCAAAGACTTTAGTAATTGTAGGGGCTGGAGGAGGATTAGGAACTATGGCAGTGCAAATAGCTAAAGCAATGACTGGAGCCACGGTAATTGGAGTTGATATAAGAGATGAGGCTTTAGAAGCTGCTAAAAGGGCTGGAGCAGACTACGTCGTGGACGGACGTAAAAACCCAGTTCAAGAAATAAGGACATTAACTGGAGGAAAAGGTGCAGATGCAATAATAGATTTAAATAATTCAGAAAAAACCTTATCAGTCTATCCTTATGCATTAGCTAAAAACGGTAGGTATGTAATGATAGGGTTATATGGAGGGGAATTAAAGATATTATCACCAATTATTATATTTAACTGGGTAAAATTCGTAGGAAGCCAAGTTGGGAATAATATGGACTTCTTAGGTGTTTTAACCTTAGCCGAAAGAGGAAAGATAAAGCCTATGGTTACTAAGATGATGAAATTGGAAGAAGCTAATGAAGCGTTAGAT from Sulfolobus sp. S-194 encodes the following:
- a CDS encoding acyl-CoA dehydrogenase family protein; the encoded protein is MEPLPWWKEEHKNLAEEVENFVEENRGRAEEALWKNEYPMDLHKKIVEKGWWGVVIPKEYGGMGGDYTSIAIISEYISNLGSVGGVFATTLFGGLYQILRFGNEEQKAKWLPKFAKGAVGAVCITEPYVGSDAAGAETIAIKEGDKYIINGKKRFITNAGMANIYVVYAVTDPSPKARKSYSHLSAFVLEKGMKGFHIEKINELQGFDGLLNGYLDLDHVEVPEENRLSEEGQGWWILVSGLNFERLVIGAQQVGLLRELAKYVAFYTRRRVQFNQPTFEYEANQYKLADIITAYRITRLLTYYTAYLMDQGVDPVIDANVLKVFSTEAVEKASRDAIQAMGGDGWTKFYPVEAIYRNAKLGTIGGGTSEVLKRFIVRYALTAMADDLKTPIRIPHPELKVPITVSEKSITKEKLQGGEEGEMQILRVLARDYLVNPGLFMELNDIKRFIECDEKQLVEIINSLEAKGLAKVLRDRDKVRLVKATYDGLRKAYPREYYMYFPRWVKEKMSEYIF
- a CDS encoding thiolase domain-containing protein, which gives rise to MVDVAIVGTGHSKFGNRTDVNLQELAWEAVKQALEESNLDQKDIDMFVVGNAGGWSSESLSAIVIGEYCNLAPKGTMRVEAACATGSAALRIAYQAIKAGDAKIAMVIGAEQMHQSPNLVAVEMMGRAGNYFWEFENFGLTFPGYYALYATRRMAKFGMKEEDLGEIAIKNHYYGSFNPYAMFQKQIKMDEYMKSRVVAYPLKVYDACPITDGAAAVILASEEVAKKITDSPVWVASQGFKSGTANLSKRDDFISIDAARLATEEAYKKAKIDFENSWRYFDVAEVHDCFTIAEIMAYEDLGFAKRGEGHLLAREEQTYIGGKIPVNVDGGLKAKGHPIGATGVSMAVSIARQLLYRAHKGTQVEVKNGMGITHNVGGTGHYAYVTIFSLKKPSA
- a CDS encoding SCP2 sterol-binding domain-containing protein, coding for MSLKNKLHELFESIDVKHIEDLPKKGLKIGINFGNYYITVILDKSKTNVVESKLDNLDNEIVTDEESLNQLLEGKLSLIDLIIQGKLYISGKLSNLLKLVDVFKAKSINLGFEGSSLYNVLKAVFEGICNKNEEVLRQIKNFNATFQFGDFEGSSCCLIINSGKFFVKDGKCEGKPTASISAKREVWNKIFNGEESVGTIAMNGEAKIEGNLIQAFKLKTIIDKIF
- a CDS encoding zinc ribbon domain-containing protein, encoding MSLNEIIQTYYEYFNKEKLPYIKCTNCGYVFYYPRAICPKCLSKKLSIMESKGEGEIYSETKFVNEKGQVTIVGLIRLEEGFMIYANILTNRLEDVSINKKVKVEFKEVIKGQKFPFFTTIS
- a CDS encoding glycoside hydrolase family 88 protein, whose product is MRITDAVDKMLIRIESTAKTIKENEFPIYADVNSGKWYTSSDGYWSDGFWVGLLWLAYYRTGEEKFLKWAENWLDKLRNRVTLPTVFRGFIFYYGAAIADMLFNHNTAKRIAVEGGKNLAKQYDSKLKIIPLNKLEIAFLNSISINEVNFVETNIDGVVASTLLAYTSKTTGDESLMEIAENHARQHIAFCVNKDGSVTQSVRLDNEGRVVKRFNHMGLNESSIWARGQAWAMLNYALFSFYDDKEFLTVARLTAEWWIKNAPKDYVAYWDFYDKTIKDTSATAIAASSLLKLSYYEFAKNTIESLIENYLINSKVPGALTNGCYFKKRELGVNSELIWGDYFLFEALLKLEGKLDKFV
- a CDS encoding thiolase family protein produces the protein MLLGFSSRYEKVYQGSVLDLIAETVKEALDMAKLEPKDIDGIITSWLPWIFDSTLAIGFPENYISEYIGIRPKFTDLVQYGGASAVEMFYRAYKAVKSGEADRVLCIIGGKGTLMKKQLREGGLERLSEVELLNILRNNPFDEFIRVYQDMDPISFYAMVAARHSKLYGTTDEQRALLAVQQRYNANSNERALFRGPLTVKDVINSRVVSTPLHLLEITYPIDGVLAFIVGKGISQLRSMDVISYGDAVWPEFFAERDVDIVYTPTIESAKKIDFNLNKIDAFEIYDAFTIMVLTELEDLGLTEKGKIGKFIEENDLTIKGNIPVNTGGGSLNMGQPAYMSGIIILEEAFLQFNDMAKGHQVNGADYILVNGLGGWNTHATTLVIGEKR
- a CDS encoding biotin/lipoate A/B protein ligase family protein, translating into MKGKSILIKNGDLLDSVAIPASLVGESRRLNVPIIAVVGSKVNGVSLGYFQDLDTEVNLQEAQRRDIQVVRRLGVGGGTIYSDKNSSMALYMAMPSDFFPNMDKAFCQIGSAAAHAYYKLGVKGAWYDHIGDVRVGSPKSYKKITGFGFTTLGNTLVLNMIIGIGKLNVEEMVKVLRIPPEKFKDKSTMSPQDYVTSVEEETGHKPSMEEVYNAFVSSFGETLRLDFEEHELSDEAEKIREEYRKIASSEEHLYLRSSGKRFANMPPNHVLGFARYKARKLLVVHLLTDKKVIKDIMISGDFYCSPTQYLFDFENSLKGIEINNLEEISKKISELYSRKGWEIPMVTQEDILTVIKIAIEDAKSK
- a CDS encoding NAD(P)-dependent alcohol dehydrogenase, giving the protein MRAMRLVEVNKPLKMMDVEIPKVKGNEVLVKVEAAGVCHSDVHMRQGRVGPLRIVEDLRLRLPITLGHEIAGRVVEVGENVEGFNKGDLVAVNPWEGDGTCYYCKAGEEQMCDRPLWLGISIDGGYAEYVKVTHYKYLYKLKNLTAVEAAPLTCSGITTYRAVREASVDPSKTLVIVGAGGGLGTMAVQIAKAMTGATVIGVDIRDEALEAAKRAGADYVVDGRKNPVQEIRTLTGGKGADAIIDLNNSEKTLSVYPYALAKNGRYVMIGLYGGELKILSPIIIFNWVKFVGSQVGNNMDFLGVLTLAERGKIKPMVTKMMKLEEANEALDNLENARVTGRQVLVP
- a CDS encoding enoyl-CoA hydratase-related protein → MIDYSRYKYLKVEDIGDGIYILRLNRPERLNAINLGEGSMHEELENVFYDFNNDSRVNAVIMTGEGKAFCSGGDIYYMAEVIEKGTNNTEWIRTLIREGKRIINNMLELEVPLIAAVNGFATGLGTTLALYSDIVIMGKSAKIGDTHISVGLVAGDGGAIIWPLLVGIHRAKYYLMTGELISAEEAYRMGLVNMVVDDDKVLDTAINVARKLISKSKYGVIWTKLSINKIVKHYVNLVLDTSLALELHTFKSEEHKNEVKKFIERRAKK
- a CDS encoding MBL fold metallo-hydrolase; the encoded protein is MPERITKNLFKLLIKLPDLSIESLNAYLLTLNDKNILIDTGSPSYGSISSLVEELEDLGMKISDINEIIVTHFHIDHIGLAYLLSKLAKVKIIIGDVEYNFIKRFKYRYEEMIKILKLNGASQQLLDLAFNFTSGFRVTIYSKVGELNNVETVNDNQLLYNLRFLFTPGHTIGHICVYDEENKLLLSGDTLLADITPNISLYEENSNPLNDYLKSLKRISGLEIKKSLPAHGRIIENTEERIGELIKHHEERLNEILEIMGNREFTAYEIATKIKWKLKYNGWEELDPSQKYLAMGETLAHLKYLEEINAVRKRISDGVIKYVKQKENVKINL